One segment of Nostoc flagelliforme CCNUN1 DNA contains the following:
- a CDS encoding ISKra4 family transposase (programmed frameshift), protein MTPEQKQALQEHIQAMPAAGYANAKILYEDTSKEKLTNLAGIEEAVQSQMQKHVMPEVGGFFIKTITGTSAGYERRLKSILGELPITSKQAIELEVAPSTQLSPYLETCCLRVSANVSYEDAASDIKYFTGVQVSHSSQQRLVHRQNFELPRQEHTVEELSVDGGNKRDRTQSGEISAWLGYKAISLHHHETVGTSFQNNQVVIDWVNHQQLGSTVTCIGDGHDGIWNIIDQLAPDVQRREVLDWFHLIENLHKVGGSQKRLKQAQALLWKGQVKATKALFADCKGKQAQNFCRYLDKHCDRIINYEYHQAEQICSIGFGSVESAVKQIDRRTKISGAQWKRENVPQVLAHRCAYLNGLLSV, encoded by the exons ATGACCCCAGAACAAAAGCAAGCTCTTCAAGAACATATTCAGGCGATGCCTGCGGCGGGCTACGCCAACGCTAAAATATTGTACGAAGATACGTCAAAAGAAAAGCTCACAAATCTTGCGGGAATTGAAGAAGCAGTGCAAAGTCAAATGCAGAAGCACGTTATGCCAGAAGTAGGGG GTTTTTTTATCAAAACGATTACAGGAACAAGCGCAGGATATGAACGACGACTCAAAAGCATCCTTGGAGAGTTACCAATAACGAGCAAACAAGCCATTGAATTAGAAGTTGCGCCGAGTACTCAACTGAGTCCGTATCTAGAAACTTGTTGTTTGAGGGTAAGTGCGAATGTCAGTTATGAAGATGCGGCATCAGACATCAAATATTTTACAGGCGTACAGGTTTCCCATAGCAGTCAACAGAGATTAGTGCATCGTCAGAATTTTGAATTGCCAAGACAAGAACATACAGTTGAAGAATTAAGCGTTGATGGTGGAAACAAACGCGATCGGACTCAATCAGGAGAAATAAGTGCATGGCTGGGCTATAAAGCAATTAGCTTACATCACCATGAAACCGTGGGAACGTCTTTTCAAAATAATCAGGTTGTAATTGATTGGGTTAATCACCAACAACTGGGTAGTACAGTCACTTGTATTGGTGATGGGCATGACGGCATTTGGAATATTATTGACCAATTAGCACCTGATGTACAACGTCGAGAAGTACTGGATTGGTTTCATTTGATAGAAAACCTCCACAAAGTTGGGGGTTCACAAAAACGCTTGAAGCAAGCACAAGCTCTACTATGGAAAGGTCAAGTCAAGGCAACCAAAGCCCTATTCGCTGATTGTAAGGGTAAACAAGCACAGAACTTTTGCCGTTATCTCGATAAACATTGCGATCGCATTATCAATTACGAATACCATCAAGCTGAACAAATTTGTTCGATTGGTTTTGGATCGGTTGAATCTGCCGTTAAACAAATTGACCGTCGAACTAAGATTTCCGGAGCGCAATGGAAGCGAGAAAATGTGCCTCAAGTCCTTGCCCATCGCTGTGCCTACCTCAATGGATTGTTGTCGGTTTGA
- a CDS encoding DUF4335 domain-containing protein, with the protein MPLSNSVIRCYTPPTCTLEVFAQSSPLSRWMGKTVLKHLSFELRFDDPRLPEEHRVPIRGDRDQLEALCDAVTSYVQQFLQQSPESFCVSFSDTQESNTALGEPELKSSTKTLNSFSTQIPGANIRLEPSNHLTHNLFLGSLANQSSGPVIQLSLLQLFDLASALDEYSTDVMALPTLNSTSALRFPAWAPVAAVLVLGVGLLPFTWQYANSIREKQQQTAKTADPTEVKTALEPSSSLAFPTPQPGLTTPSDNLLGSTPPLSTSTLPQAPLTAPSSSFSTQPPNTLTIPQGTTATLPNNRAMPSASKIPGQEIAILPNLAQNPTRSSAQPGTLPQLRNLPPRLSSSTGSLPTNISPVPPSLSTIPNNTGGTPTQPSPLTSQQLEERINSLQPPSPGEKPASQLSSSRTADNNPFIDQLGDGRKTPTSTEVATGTLFDTPQVAEAREYLKKRWQPPTGLGQTLEYSLIVSVDGTIERIIPLNKSARDFVDNAGMPEVGKPFVSANKRGQNVKIRVVLTPDGKVQTFPDE; encoded by the coding sequence CCTCTATCAAATTCTGTCATTCGTTGCTACACCCCCCCTACTTGCACGCTAGAAGTATTCGCGCAAAGCTCGCCTCTGTCGCGTTGGATGGGGAAAACTGTCCTCAAGCACCTGAGCTTTGAGCTACGTTTTGATGATCCCCGACTACCAGAAGAACACAGAGTTCCAATTCGGGGCGATCGCGATCAACTTGAAGCTTTATGTGATGCAGTCACAAGTTACGTACAGCAATTCCTCCAACAGTCTCCAGAAAGCTTTTGCGTCAGTTTCTCGGACACCCAGGAGTCAAACACAGCATTAGGTGAGCCGGAATTAAAGTCCTCTACAAAAACATTAAATTCCTTTAGTACCCAGATTCCTGGGGCAAATATCCGCTTAGAACCAAGCAACCATTTAACTCACAACTTATTTCTCGGTTCTCTCGCCAACCAATCATCTGGCCCCGTAATTCAACTCAGTCTGCTGCAACTATTCGATTTGGCCAGTGCTTTAGATGAATACTCAACTGATGTCATGGCACTCCCAACTCTCAACAGCACTTCCGCTCTGAGGTTCCCTGCTTGGGCACCTGTTGCCGCAGTACTAGTATTAGGTGTAGGTTTGTTACCATTTACTTGGCAATATGCTAACAGCATTAGGGAAAAGCAACAGCAGACAGCCAAAACAGCAGATCCAACAGAGGTAAAGACTGCTCTAGAACCTTCATCCTCATTAGCCTTTCCCACGCCTCAACCTGGGCTAACCACTCCATCAGATAATTTGCTAGGTTCGACCCCTCCACTTTCCACATCCACTTTACCCCAAGCACCTCTAACAGCCCCTAGTTCTAGTTTCTCTACACAGCCACCAAATACATTAACAATACCTCAGGGGACGACTGCAACCCTTCCCAACAATCGAGCGATGCCTTCGGCGAGTAAAATCCCAGGCCAGGAAATTGCCATATTACCAAATCTTGCACAGAACCCTACAAGGTCAAGTGCCCAACCTGGTACTCTCCCTCAACTGCGGAATTTGCCGCCCAGATTATCTTCAAGTACAGGCAGCTTACCAACTAATATCTCACCAGTCCCCCCGTCTCTTAGCACCATACCCAATAATACTGGTGGCACCCCTACCCAACCCTCCCCACTAACCTCACAACAGCTAGAGGAAAGAATCAATTCCCTACAGCCACCTTCTCCTGGAGAGAAACCTGCTTCCCAACTTTCCTCCTCTAGAACTGCGGATAATAATCCTTTTATCGATCAATTAGGGGACGGACGCAAAACCCCCACATCCACAGAAGTGGCTACTGGCACATTATTTGATACACCTCAAGTAGCAGAAGCTAGAGAATACCTAAAAAAACGTTGGCAACCACCCACTGGACTAGGACAAACATTAGAGTACAGTTTGATAGTCAGTGTTGACGGCACTATTGAACGAATTATTCCTCTCAATAAGTCAGCAAGAGACTTTGTTGATAACGCTGGGATGCCTGAAGTTGGGAAACCTTTTGTTTCCGCCAATAAACGCGGACAAAATGTCAAAATTCGAGTTGTTCTCACTCCTGATGGCAAAGTACAGACTTTTCCAGATGAATAA